A genomic segment from Clostridium pasteurianum BC1 encodes:
- a CDS encoding helix-turn-helix domain-containing protein — MDIGNNIKMIRKEKGFTQKELALKAHLSRSYLADLENSRYNPSIDTLESISNALQTPLTYLMGESAKAIIDNKLADLNMTVEELSEKSGVPKLFFENLDNIQPEEQDYNHMNTIGRIINVQPRILCSALSKQEPPSYEGPRISAKEAFGDSPWINEDKIKESAAIYDTLNKDLSNIVNIPIVGVVRAGRPILAQDNVEGYLPTLKQFIDNDKDYFYLRVKGDSMDQEFKDGSLLLIEKTPCIENGQIGAVLIDSMEATVKKVVKNDNMITLIPMSNNSKYLPKMYDIQKDDIHIIGVVKQAVKIY; from the coding sequence ATGGATATTGGTAACAATATAAAAATGATAAGAAAAGAAAAAGGGTTTACTCAAAAGGAACTAGCATTAAAAGCACATCTGTCTAGGTCATATTTAGCCGATTTAGAAAATAGCAGATATAACCCAAGTATTGATACTTTAGAATCTATATCGAATGCATTACAAACGCCATTAACTTATCTAATGGGTGAATCAGCTAAAGCTATCATTGATAATAAATTAGCTGACCTTAATATGACAGTAGAAGAACTTTCAGAAAAATCAGGAGTACCAAAGCTGTTCTTTGAAAATTTAGATAATATCCAACCTGAGGAACAAGATTATAACCACATGAACACTATTGGAAGAATAATTAATGTGCAGCCTAGAATATTATGCTCCGCGCTCTCAAAACAAGAACCACCTTCATATGAAGGGCCAAGGATTAGTGCCAAGGAAGCTTTCGGTGATAGCCCTTGGATTAATGAAGATAAAATAAAAGAATCAGCAGCTATTTATGATACCCTCAATAAAGATTTATCAAATATAGTTAACATCCCTATAGTCGGTGTAGTAAGAGCAGGAAGACCTATACTTGCACAAGACAATGTAGAAGGATATTTACCTACGTTAAAACAATTTATAGATAATGATAAAGATTACTTTTATTTAAGAGTTAAAGGGGATTCTATGGATCAAGAATTTAAAGATGGATCTTTATTATTAATAGAAAAAACACCATGCATTGAAAATGGCCAAATTGGAGCAGTATTAATAGATAGCATGGAAGCCACTGTTAAAAAAGTAGTTAAAAATGATAACATGATTACTTTAATACCTATGTCAAATAACTCAAAATATCTGCCAAAAATGTATGATATTCAAAAAGATGATATTCACATTATTGGTGTTGTAAAACAGGCTGTTAAGATTTATTAG
- a CDS encoding DUF2800 domain-containing protein, giving the protein MIKKNETRAHALLSASSAHRWLICTPSARLEETLPDSTSENAKEGTLAHAIAELKLRKYIEPMGPRTFNNRIKKFKEDPLFQDEMLRHTDTYMDYISEVTYSFSSPPYIAAEKKLDYSVYAPEGFGTGDCIIIGGNTLHVIDFKYGKGVPVSAESNPQMMLYALGAYEEEKILFNIQQVKMTIIQPRLDSISEFSIPIKQLLDWGESIRPIAEKAFNGVGDYIPGDHCQFCRAKAICRAAKDKNLSVEVYENKMPPLLTNEEVGQILEKAKSIKSWVTALEKYALGEVLKGNDISGWKAVHGRSVRQFINTDEAFKVLKDNGTDEAMLYDKVPLSLAKIEELIGKPKFKELLSDKVSSPPGKPTLAPLSDNREPIKKVSAADVFKNEGGVINE; this is encoded by the coding sequence ATGATAAAAAAAAATGAAACTAGAGCACATGCTTTGTTATCTGCAAGCTCTGCCCATAGGTGGCTTATATGTACACCTTCAGCAAGACTTGAGGAAACTCTTCCAGATAGTACAAGTGAAAATGCAAAAGAAGGTACTCTTGCCCATGCCATTGCAGAGTTAAAGCTTAGAAAATACATTGAACCAATGGGGCCGCGAACTTTTAACAACAGAATTAAGAAATTTAAAGAAGATCCTTTATTCCAGGATGAAATGCTAAGACACACTGATACTTACATGGATTACATTTCTGAAGTAACCTATAGTTTTTCTTCTCCACCATACATTGCGGCAGAGAAAAAACTTGATTACAGCGTGTATGCTCCGGAAGGATTTGGAACAGGTGATTGCATTATTATAGGGGGAAATACCCTTCATGTAATTGACTTTAAATACGGAAAAGGTGTGCCGGTATCAGCGGAAAGTAATCCTCAAATGATGCTGTATGCCCTTGGAGCCTATGAGGAAGAGAAAATATTATTCAACATTCAACAAGTCAAAATGACAATTATTCAGCCTAGACTTGATTCAATTTCAGAATTCTCTATACCTATAAAGCAGTTGTTAGACTGGGGCGAAAGCATAAGACCTATAGCTGAAAAAGCTTTTAATGGCGTAGGAGATTATATTCCAGGAGATCACTGCCAATTTTGCAGAGCAAAGGCAATCTGCAGGGCTGCTAAAGATAAAAATTTATCTGTAGAAGTTTATGAAAACAAAATGCCGCCACTTCTTACAAATGAGGAAGTAGGGCAGATTCTTGAGAAAGCTAAAAGCATAAAAAGCTGGGTTACAGCCCTTGAAAAATATGCTTTAGGTGAAGTTTTAAAAGGAAACGATATTTCAGGTTGGAAAGCTGTTCATGGCAGAAGTGTAAGGCAGTTCATTAACACAGATGAAGCATTCAAAGTGCTAAAGGATAACGGTACAGATGAAGCTATGCTTTATGATAAAGTGCCGCTGTCTCTTGCAAAAATCGAAGAACTAATAGGAAAACCAAAGTTTAAAGAACTTTTATCCGACAAGGTCAGTAGTCCACCTGGAAAACCGACTCTTGCACCATTAAGTGATAATAGAGAACCAATTAAAAAAGTAAGTGCAGCAGATGTTTTTAAAAATGAAGGGGGAGTAATTAATGAATAA
- a CDS encoding ABC transporter permease, which produces MDKGTLIISIIAATLRMATPLIFAALGGLFSEKSGVVNIGLEGMMTIGAFFAVFGSFATGSPFLGILFALVAGGVIAALHAFLSINLKADQIISGTAINLFSTAFASFLIFKIFKKGGQTDIVNSVSYNIPNFIKHIPVIGALLNGLNWFVIFAFIFVILAYFVLEKTSLGLRIKAVGEHPGAADTLGINVYRMRYLCVILSGMLAGLGGAALSIGASNMYRDGMVSGRGFIALAAMIFGNWKPKGTMLACLLFAFGSAIQINAQILNFNIPNEVYAVIPYVLTMLALAGFVGKTTPPAADGVPYEKGKR; this is translated from the coding sequence ATGGATAAAGGAACGCTTATTATAAGTATAATAGCAGCAACGCTTAGAATGGCAACACCACTTATATTTGCAGCTCTTGGAGGCTTGTTTTCTGAAAAGTCAGGTGTAGTAAATATAGGTCTTGAAGGTATGATGACTATAGGGGCATTTTTTGCAGTATTCGGTTCTTTTGCTACAGGAAGTCCATTTTTAGGAATACTATTTGCTTTAGTTGCAGGTGGGGTTATAGCGGCATTGCATGCCTTTTTAAGTATAAATTTAAAGGCAGATCAAATTATTTCAGGTACAGCTATAAATCTTTTTTCTACTGCTTTTGCTAGCTTTCTTATATTTAAGATATTTAAAAAAGGTGGTCAAACAGATATAGTAAATTCGGTATCCTATAATATACCTAATTTTATAAAACATATTCCAGTAATAGGAGCACTGCTTAATGGATTAAATTGGTTTGTAATTTTTGCTTTTATATTTGTCATACTTGCCTATTTTGTTTTGGAGAAGACTTCTCTGGGACTAAGAATAAAGGCTGTAGGTGAACATCCAGGTGCAGCAGATACTTTGGGTATAAATGTATATAGAATGAGATATCTTTGTGTGATTTTATCCGGTATGCTTGCAGGACTTGGTGGAGCAGCTTTATCTATAGGGGCGTCCAATATGTATAGAGATGGAATGGTATCTGGCCGTGGATTTATAGCTCTAGCAGCTATGATATTTGGAAACTGGAAGCCTAAGGGCACTATGTTAGCATGTCTACTGTTTGCTTTCGGTAGTGCAATTCAAATAAATGCACAGATATTAAACTTTAACATTCCAAATGAAGTATATGCAGTTATTCCATATGTGCTTACTATGCTGGCTTTAGCAGGGTTTGTAGGCAAAACCACGCCGCCAGCTGCAGATGGAGTACCTTATGAAAAGGGCAAAAGATAA
- a CDS encoding helix-turn-helix domain-containing protein codes for MMGQNVKKELGQIIKSKRIKKKFTQNKVACSINMSRNYLSDIENGRYMPSVETLAKIAKTLDIDLNFLVKNDGNTSI; via the coding sequence ATGATGGGGCAAAATGTAAAAAAAGAATTAGGGCAAATTATAAAAAGTAAAAGAATTAAAAAAAAATTCACTCAAAATAAGGTAGCATGTAGCATTAACATGTCAAGAAATTATTTGTCCGATATTGAAAACGGCAGGTATATGCCAAGTGTAGAGACCCTAGCTAAGATTGCAAAAACATTAGATATAGATCTAAATTTTTTAGTTAAAAATGACGGAAATACAAGTATATAA
- a CDS encoding tyrosine-type recombinase/integrase, translating to MKKRGNGEGTIYQRKDGRWSATFMVGTNQATGKPKRKTLYADSHSNLLEKIKKFKKDFERIDFTKDDLKLKDWMKAWLFEYKKNSLKPRSFQRYFGLYQNYIESSAIGVKKIKDLKAIELQRYINNLKTTSNNIRYIISLIKSSLNEAMKQDYIIKNPCDAVALPRVVPNRNRRFMTVEEQSRLTSYLKKHIDEGYNYLIYFTLSTGLRKGEVLGLEWSKVNLKNKTIYINKTYNIEAVYKDDKVIKYSKLLADTKNDEVRYVPIPDKIIPQLKKRHSLYLKDKAKNSKKYNKLELVFPDEQGAFLDERKPLRAIKKIYKLLNIPTELTFHSLRHTYATRLYEKSGDLKVIQSLLGHIDIDTTEKIYVHVSEKKKKEVTSLLNDFL from the coding sequence ATGAAAAAAAGAGGAAATGGAGAAGGAACTATTTATCAAAGAAAAGATGGAAGATGGTCAGCTACTTTTATGGTTGGGACTAACCAAGCAACTGGAAAACCTAAACGTAAAACATTATATGCTGATTCCCATTCAAATTTATTAGAAAAAATCAAAAAATTTAAAAAAGATTTTGAAAGAATAGATTTTACAAAAGATGATCTAAAACTTAAAGACTGGATGAAAGCTTGGTTATTTGAATATAAAAAGAATAGTTTAAAACCAAGAAGTTTTCAAAGGTATTTTGGACTTTATCAAAACTACATTGAAAGCTCTGCCATAGGTGTTAAAAAAATTAAGGATTTAAAGGCCATTGAGCTGCAAAGATACATAAATAATTTAAAGACAACTTCCAATAATATAAGATACATTATCAGTCTTATAAAGTCATCTTTGAATGAAGCTATGAAGCAGGATTATATAATTAAAAACCCTTGTGATGCCGTTGCACTTCCAAGAGTTGTCCCTAATAGAAATAGAAGATTCATGACAGTTGAGGAACAGAGCAGACTAACAAGTTATTTAAAGAAGCATATTGATGAAGGATATAACTATTTGATTTATTTCACTCTATCTACTGGATTAAGAAAAGGGGAAGTGTTAGGACTGGAATGGTCTAAAGTTAATCTTAAAAATAAGACCATATATATAAACAAGACATACAATATAGAAGCTGTATACAAAGATGACAAAGTAATTAAATATTCCAAGTTACTAGCTGATACTAAAAATGATGAAGTTAGATATGTGCCAATTCCAGATAAAATAATTCCACAACTAAAAAAAAGACACAGTTTATATTTAAAAGATAAGGCTAAAAATTCTAAAAAGTATAATAAATTAGAACTTGTATTTCCGGATGAACAGGGCGCATTTTTAGATGAAAGGAAGCCACTGAGAGCAATTAAGAAAATATATAAACTTTTAAATATACCAACTGAACTTACATTTCATTCTTTACGGCATACATATGCTACGAGGCTATATGAAAAAAGTGGTGACTTAAAAGTTATACAATCGCTTTTAGGCCACATAGATATTGATACAACTGAAAAAATTTATGTTCATGTATCTGAAAAAAAGAAAAAAGAAGTTACATCTTTGCTGAATGATTTTTTATAA
- a CDS encoding BRO family protein, producing MSKNYTAEEFAKKFSISKGHVYELIKRGQISKVPNLGKTIRIPSRELEKMKATSNNLLYLPERVEAVKTSLGTIRKIKGKDLYVLVDVVKALGVNNSYRIIRTIGNDFVAKLTTDEARDLGLFANQTGILLISSTGIKLYSSKCRNRVVVENFIKELIVNAQAPKGLTAPIEVKEKEIGNTQSALQIFEGQEVEIIEVTGEILFELYSTGMALGQIKKNSEGRLYPRKERIDGNIISAGIKPRVHNGHKYLTEPMLYDFMLEAKTQKCRPFRNWVTNDVLPSIRKTGAYTSRNVEIKSEYRVLDDTYLNFSADTVKLMIKDLRNSNLGMLEKVRMNNRSIAKLESLLEGGI from the coding sequence TTGAGTAAAAATTACACGGCAGAAGAATTTGCTAAGAAATTCAGCATTAGCAAAGGCCATGTTTATGAACTTATAAAACGTGGTCAGATATCAAAAGTTCCTAATTTAGGTAAAACAATAAGAATACCTTCAAGGGAACTAGAAAAAATGAAAGCGACATCTAACAATCTTTTATACCTACCTGAAAGAGTTGAAGCTGTAAAAACCTCGTTAGGTACTATTAGAAAAATTAAAGGTAAGGATTTATACGTGCTTGTTGATGTAGTGAAAGCTTTAGGAGTAAATAACTCATATAGGATAATAAGAACCATTGGAAATGATTTTGTTGCTAAATTAACTACAGATGAAGCGAGAGATCTAGGACTTTTTGCAAACCAAACTGGAATACTCCTAATAAGTAGTACAGGTATAAAACTATACAGTTCTAAATGCAGAAATAGAGTTGTGGTGGAAAATTTCATAAAAGAATTAATTGTAAATGCTCAAGCTCCAAAAGGATTAACAGCTCCAATAGAAGTTAAAGAAAAAGAAATCGGTAATACTCAATCTGCATTACAGATTTTTGAAGGGCAAGAAGTAGAAATAATTGAGGTTACTGGTGAGATTTTATTTGAACTTTATTCAACGGGTATGGCTCTTGGTCAAATTAAGAAAAATTCAGAGGGTAGATTGTACCCTAGGAAAGAGAGAATAGACGGAAATATCATAAGTGCTGGTATAAAGCCACGTGTCCATAATGGACACAAATATCTAACCGAACCTATGCTCTATGATTTTATGCTAGAAGCTAAAACACAAAAATGCAGACCTTTTAGAAATTGGGTGACTAATGATGTTCTTCCTTCTATTCGTAAAACTGGCGCTTACACATCAAGAAATGTGGAAATAAAATCCGAGTATAGAGTCCTAGATGATACGTATTTAAATTTCAGTGCAGATACTGTGAAGTTAATGATTAAGGATTTACGTAATTCAAATTTAGGAATGCTTGAAAAGGTTAGGATGAATAACAGATCTATTGCTAAACTTGAAAGTTTACTGGAAGGAGGAATTTAA
- a CDS encoding helix-turn-helix domain-containing protein: MDELLEQIKGLKELILTRPEPKQMYSVKEFSELTSIRVPRVRELCNIKGFPCTRDERKIYVHREAFEWVKEREELPENR, encoded by the coding sequence ATGGACGAATTATTAGAGCAGATTAAAGGATTAAAAGAACTCATTTTAACTAGACCGGAGCCAAAGCAGATGTACAGTGTTAAAGAATTCTCTGAGCTAACATCTATAAGAGTACCAAGAGTAAGAGAACTGTGTAACATTAAAGGATTTCCTTGCACAAGGGATGAGAGAAAAATATATGTTCACAGAGAAGCTTTTGAATGGGTCAAGGAAAGAGAAGAGCTTCCAGAAAATAGATAG